From Cotesia glomerata isolate CgM1 linkage group LG2, MPM_Cglom_v2.3, whole genome shotgun sequence, a single genomic window includes:
- the LOC123259198 gene encoding growth arrest-specific protein 1-like isoform X1: MNSATHWVCIVAVLGFTAKTDASIANDTHRVISCDEAKLKCGYRKGCGGALQRYLTSCAGIYQDEEDRNCPEQCQLDLISLTSTDEGKDLMNCRCTKEDFMCIDSKQRVEVCRESINRLMNNTRLSCKIATGICNADTLCFTALQYYHKHCKHMFNGRRCTHRCRNSLNILLRQDKAASLKTCVCDGREDYDCRGVHRNMHILCFNKTEEEYSQILLEQYPDTYTNEVGGDVNSGESIYFRATYIILIALLILLKVYFCYRLMIHCNDKKAKKKKNTNSIQYVNDQRS; the protein is encoded by the exons ATGAATTCCGCAACGCATTGGGTGTGTATAGTAGCCGTGCTGGGGTTCACTGCAAAAACAGATGCGTCAATAGCAAACGATACTCATAGAGTAATATCTTGCGATGAGGCTAAATTGAAGTGTGGATACAGAAAAGGATGTGGCGGTGCTTTGCAGCGGTATTTAACGAGCTGCGCTGGTATTTATCAAGACGAAGAAGACAGGAATTGTCCTGAGCAATGTCAGCTAGACCTTATTTCGCTCACCAGCACGGACGAGGGTAAAGACCTCATGAAT TGTCGATGTACCAAAGAGGATTTTATGTGTATAGACTCCAAGCAGAGAGTTGAGGTCTGCAGGGAATCAATTAATAGACTAATGAATAATACAAGACTTAGTTGTAAAATAGCCACTGGCATTTGTAATGCCGATACACTTTGTTTTACTGCACTGCAATATTACCACAAACATTGTAAACATATGTTCAATGGAAGAAGATGTACGCATCG GTGTAGAAATTCGTTGAATATCCTCCTGAGACAGGATAAAGCTGCGAGTTTAAAAACGTGTGTGTGTGACGGCCGTGAGGATTACGATTGCCGTGGCGTACATCGTAATATGCACATACTGTGTTTTAACAAAACAGAAGAAGAATACTCACAAATACTGCTAGAGCAATATCCAGACACGTATACTAACGAAGTCGGAGGAGACGTTAATTCCGGCGAGTCGATTTACTTTAGAGCAACTTACATTATTCTAATTGCTCTTTTAATCCTCTTAAAAG tttacTTCTGTTACAGACTGATGATTCACTGCAATGATAAGAAagcaaagaagaaaaaaaatacaaacagTATTCAGTACGTGAATGACCAAAGatcctaa
- the LOC123259198 gene encoding growth arrest-specific protein 1-like isoform X2, translating to MNSATHWVCIVAVLGFTAKTDASIANDTHRVISCDEAKLKCGYRKGCGGALQRYLTSCAGIYQDEEDRNCPEQCQLDLISLTSTDEGKDLMNCRCTKEDFMCIDSKQRVEVCRESINRLMNNTRLSCKIATGICNADTLCFTALQYYHKHCKHMFNGRRCTHRCRNSLNILLRQDKAASLKTCVCDGREDYDCRGVHRNMHILCFNKTEEEYSQILLEQYPDTYTNEVGGDVNSGESIYFRATYIILIALLILLKD from the exons ATGAATTCCGCAACGCATTGGGTGTGTATAGTAGCCGTGCTGGGGTTCACTGCAAAAACAGATGCGTCAATAGCAAACGATACTCATAGAGTAATATCTTGCGATGAGGCTAAATTGAAGTGTGGATACAGAAAAGGATGTGGCGGTGCTTTGCAGCGGTATTTAACGAGCTGCGCTGGTATTTATCAAGACGAAGAAGACAGGAATTGTCCTGAGCAATGTCAGCTAGACCTTATTTCGCTCACCAGCACGGACGAGGGTAAAGACCTCATGAAT TGTCGATGTACCAAAGAGGATTTTATGTGTATAGACTCCAAGCAGAGAGTTGAGGTCTGCAGGGAATCAATTAATAGACTAATGAATAATACAAGACTTAGTTGTAAAATAGCCACTGGCATTTGTAATGCCGATACACTTTGTTTTACTGCACTGCAATATTACCACAAACATTGTAAACATATGTTCAATGGAAGAAGATGTACGCATCG GTGTAGAAATTCGTTGAATATCCTCCTGAGACAGGATAAAGCTGCGAGTTTAAAAACGTGTGTGTGTGACGGCCGTGAGGATTACGATTGCCGTGGCGTACATCGTAATATGCACATACTGTGTTTTAACAAAACAGAAGAAGAATACTCACAAATACTGCTAGAGCAATATCCAGACACGTATACTAACGAAGTCGGAGGAGACGTTAATTCCGGCGAGTCGATTTACTTTAGAGCAACTTACATTATTCTAATTGCTCTTTTAATCCTCTTAAAAG ACTGA